Proteins found in one Carassius auratus strain Wakin chromosome 42, ASM336829v1, whole genome shotgun sequence genomic segment:
- the LOC113060605 gene encoding RNA polymerase II-associated protein 1-like codes for MEEFGMLRRPKPTDSEADLLREQQELLAAGARSSVAVLKRADKRRGDTATAEAQEKGDQRDVVTIEDLPDELPTLTPAPPKKSRFKQERVHFEDEDPEERLDRHDTHISAVLSRIIERDTSAAPVSLPSITGTAFPKVLHRSVMENEGKEKALRGRKSIFARQIAAQRTKKEDVQSLNGSETRDQSSSSRHVGVSPLENMTEHPGSVAMDSVGGPVLLTGQGLGIANSAMETMKIHEENQSKLQTMSQSEILEEQRKLLAQLDPRLVEFVRSRKAQRTPGSESASGPVHREDFLNEPLPNSTSPELDHAIKAQKSQRDTMEDDEEDENQLQAPITGEELPIKPQKEWLHMDKVEPEKLEWTRDLPAPRRQSTKNAMQARFDFAGTLIPPTKDLPTHLGLHHHGEEPELAGYSLQELFLLSRSQLNQQRNLAVSTLANVLAKARAGEYISSLKGSVLSSLLDAGLLFLLRFSLDDSVEGVMSAAVHALGALLVSSDDEECLDNAFPWLLGMASFPLLPTVQEDEDDEGLDETIKETAREKEEKKTDHDVARQDVVKGFLKMQGLPRLRYILEVVRPSPPVVLDILEVLIRIARHSTAAATQILACPRLMNTVISEFLPCSWAPATSQAPPSLYGLPVALAMKLLRVLASAGRHACARILNSFGGKELLSRFVVVEPSEMLLETGEALRCSTEALRLFAVAAGYGQACNLYTNLYPVLVKRLQAGNRLCASSESVSFLELDRIKALIVLLTRVTQTAGCHEELQRDLVSAQGTACPPAPPVVWSHVTGLQPTVISSLKGCVRALDRPAQMSSALILLPSYLLYTEAYYSQLCVQSSFQPVQCLQELESLTSDVLLPLISHQAMRNITSSFRSSSMICNPGLSAAGGELVPSLPSLGCSRLKTSSTLAGPNTPLSLPTALLYLLNTITSIHKGLIKKFSHLILSDSVLSYLRSCIGAKPSVSHTSAWILHHEHHLLYLLLRLAHKLVPVDPEVAKHAALFHHVSLALVSWLLPGSEYLAHELLSVMTFCHSLLPEGVNGETEVAALAELQLKDRTSPAVGALLRDALQHLPSIRGCYLTHLAHLESSVLSSRDRYLGRTPFVCSHLLPELTGPSLPSDWPFLPLISLYERTGLSAGGEQQVESLPAGSVQSVTHCLQWLLVLESWREQVLTVVPPVAKLARLACVFLCSGDLFLERPVQELTWALFHGLTRPAQLEALDLGSPPPGLASFHDLYSALLAQYEAVSFGDPLFGCFMLLPLQRRYSVTMRLAVFGEHVGMLRFLGVSLQQLPIPLEKFTSPMEDSLPLLRLYFRALVTGALKRNWCPVLYVVAVANLNAFIFSQDEVAEEKEVARQGLLRKTYFLTDEVLKKHLLLFRLPQKNSELGFSIYEELPPIRARRLESIVGTQVKGGER; via the exons ATGGAGGAGTTCGGGATGTTGCGGCGTCCCAAGCCGACGGACAGCGAGGCGGATCTGCTCCGGGAGCAGCAGGAGCTTCTGGCGGCGGGCGCTCGGTCCTCTGTCGCTGTGCTGAAGCGCGCTGATAAACGCAGAGGAGACACTGCTACAGCTGAGGCACAGGAGAAGGGAGACCAGAGAGATGTTGTGACTATAGAAG ATCTTCCAGATGAGCTTCCCACCTTGACCCCTGCACCTCCAAAGAAGTCACGCTTCAAACAGGAGCGCGTGCATTTTGAAGATGAGGATCCAGAAGAGCGACTGGACAGACATGATACCCACATCAGTGCTGTCCTATCTAGGATCATT GAGAGGGACACGAGTGCAGCACCTGTGTCACTCCCGTCTATCACAGGAACCGCTTTCCCTAAAGTCTTACATAGATCTGTAATGGAAAATGAG GGGAAGGAAAAGGCTCTTAGAGGAAGAAAAAGTATTTTTGCACGCCAAATTGCAGCACAAAGGACTAAGAAGGAAGATGTCCAGTCTTTAAATGGTTCAGAGACTAGAGATCAGTCTTCTTCATCTAGACATGTGGGAGTCTCACCATTGGAGAACATGACTGAGCATCCTGGGTCAGTTGCAATGG ACAGTGTTGGTGGCCCCGTGCTTCTTACGGGTCAAGGACTTGGGATTGCAAATAGTGCCATGGAGACAATGAAAATTCATGAGGAGAACCAGTCAAAGTTGCAGACGATGTCCCAGAGTGAGATACTGGAGGAACAGAGGAAGCTGCTGGCACAGCTTG ACCCTAGATTAGTGGAATTTGTGAGATCTCGAAAGGCGCAGAGAACACCAGGATCTGAGTCAGCGTCTGGTCCTGTGCATAGAGAAGACTTCCTGAATGAACCTCTGCCTAATAGCACTTCTCCAGAGTTAGACCACGCAATAAAAGCTCAGAAATCTCAGAGGGATACCATGGAGGATGATGAGGAAGATGAGAATCAGCTTCAAGCTCCAATTACAG GGGAGGAGCTGCCAATCAAGCCTCAAAAGGAGTGGCTTCACATGGACAAGGTGGAGCCAGAAAAACTGGAATGGACAAGAGACCTTCCTGCACCCAGAAGGCAGAGCACCAAAAAT GCTATGCAAGCACGTTTTGATTTTGCTGGCACTCTTATTCCACCCACCAAAGACTTGCCCACCCATTTAGGCCTGCATCACCATGGAGAGGAGCCAGAG CTGGCTGGCTACTCACTGCAAGAGCTTTTCCTCCTCTCTCGCAGTCAGCTGAACCAACAGCGCAATCTGGCCGTCAGCACTCTCGCTAATGTCTTGGCCAAA GCCCGTGCTGGTGAGTACATATCCTCCCTGAAGGGCAGCGTCTTGTCTTCTTTACTGGATGCTGGACTCCTCTTCCTTCTGCGGTTCTCCTTGGATGACAGTGTGGAGGGTGTGATGTCAGCAGCGGTGCATGCCTTGGGAGCTCTGCTGGTTTCATCTGATGATGAA GAGTGCCTGGATAATGCCTTCCCGTGGTTGCTTGGCATGGCATCCTTTCCTTTACTGCCCACCGTtcaggaggatgaggatgatgaaggcTTGGATGAGACCATAAAAGAAACGGctagagagaaagaagaaaagaaaacggATCATGATGTTGCTAGGCAGGATGTTGTCAAG GGCTTTCTGAAGATGCAGGGTCTTCCTCGGCTGCGGTACATCCTGGAGGTGGTGCGGCCCTCTCCTCCGGTTGTGCTTGATATTCTGGAGGTTCTTATCCGAATCGCTCGCCACTCAACTGCTGCAGCGACACAG ATCTTGGCCTGTCCGCGGCTCATGAACACTGTGATTTCGGAGTTTCTTCCCTGCTCCTGGGCTCCTGCCACCTCACAGGCTCCGCCCTCTTTGTACGGGCTGCCTGTTGCCTTGGCGATGAAGCTGCTCCGTGTTTTAGCAAGTGCTGGGAGGCATGCTTGTGCTAGAATA CTGAACTCTTTTGGAGGGAAGGAGCTTTTGTCACGTTTTGTGGTTGTGGAGCCATCGGAGATGTTGCTGGAAACAGGTGAAGCTCTTCGCTGCAGTACAGAGGCGCTGAGGCTGTTCGCAGTGGCTGCCGGCTACGGACAGGCTTGCAATCTGTACAC CAACCTGTATCCTGTGCTGGTGAAGAGGTTGCAGGCTGGGAACCGGCTGTGTGCTTCATCTGAGTCTGTGTCGTTTCTGGAGCTGGACCGAATCAAGGCTCTGATCGTGCTGCTGACTCGGGTCACTCAAACGGCAGGGTGCCATGAAGAACTGCAGAGAGACTTAGTCAG TGCTCAGGGTACAGCGTGTCCTCCAGCTCCTCCGGTCGTGTGGAGTCATGTGACCGGTCTCCAGCCCACTGTCATCAGCTCTCTCAAGGGCTGTGTGAGAGCACTCGATCGCCCGGCTCAAATGTCAAGTGCTCTGATTCTGCTTCCATCCTACCTCCTCTACACTGAGGCGTATTATTCACAACTCTGTGTGCAA AGCTCTTTCCAGCCAGTTCAGTGTCTACAGGAACTGGAGTCTCTGACTTCAGACGTGCTTCTGCCGCTGATATCCCATCAGGCTATGCGGAATATAACCAGCAGCTTCAG GTCCAGCTCTATGATCTGTAACCCCGGGCTGAGTGCAGCTGGTGGGGAACTCGTCCCAAGTCTGCCAAGCCTGGGCTGCTCGAGGCTGAAGACCTCCAGCACACTGGCAGGGCCCAACACCCCTCTGTCTCTCCCCACTGCCCTCCTATACCTGCTGAACACCATCACCTCCATCCATAAAGGCTTAATAAAGAAG TTCAGTCATCTGATCCTCTCGGACTCTGTGCTGAGTTATCTGCGGTCTTGTATCGGAGCCAAGCCCTCTGTTTCTCACACGAGTGCCTGGATTTTACACCATGAGCACCACCTGCTGTATCTGCTGCTCAGACTGGCTCACAAGCTG GTTCCGGTTGACCCAGAGGTGGCCAAACACGCCGCCTTGTTCCACCATGTATCGCTGGCTCTAGTGTCCTGGCTGCTTCCTGGCAGTGAATATCTGGCACATGAACTCCTGTCTGTCATGACCTTCTGTCACAGCCTCCTTCC GGAAGGTGTAAATGGTGAAACCGAGGTGGCTGCGTTGGCTGAGCTGCAGCTTAAAGACAGGACTTCACCTGCTGTTGGTGCTCTGCTGCGTGACGCTCTTCAACATTTGCCCTCCATCCGTGGTTGTTACCTCACCCACCTTGCACACTTGGAATCCTCTGTCCTTTCGTCCCGTGACCGGTACCTTGGTCGAACCCCTTTTGTCTGCTCTCATCTCCTACCTGAACTTACCGGCCCCTCCCTGCCTTCTGACTGGCCCTTCTTACCGCTCATAAGTCTCTATGAGCGAACGGGACTGTCAGCTGGTGGTGAGCAGCAGGTCGAGTCTCTTCCAGCGGGGTCAGTGCAGTCAGTCACTCACTGCCTTCAATGGCTGCTTGTTTTGGAGAGTTGGAGGGAGCAGGTGCTCACAGTGGTGCCACCAGTGGCAAAGTTAGCTCGGCTGGCTTGTGTCTTTCTGTGCTCCGGTGACCTCTTCCTGGAGCGGCCCGTGCAAGAGCTTACTTGGGCGCTGTTTCATGGACTAACACGGCCAGCCCAGCTTGAGGCGCTGGATCTGGGCTCACCTCCACCAGGCCTGGCTTCCTTTCATGACCTATACTCTGCTCTGCTGGCGCAGTATGAGGCTGTGTCATTCGGTGACCCGCTCTTTGGCTGCTTCATGCTTTTGCCTCTACAGCGGCGCTACAGTGTCACCATGAGACTGGCTGTGTTTGGAGAACATGTGGGAATGTTGCGATTCCTGGGGGTCTCGCTGCAGCAG CTGCCTATTCCACTGGAGAAGTTCACATCCCCCATGGAGGACTCGCTGCCCCTGTTGCGGCTGTATTTTCGAGCACTAGTAACAGGAGCGCTGAAGAGGAACTGGTGTCCTGTACTTTATGTGGTGGCTGTTGCCAACTTAAATGCATTTATCTTCTCCCAGGATGAAGTGGCAGAG GAGAAGGAGGTGGCACGTCAGGGCCTGCTGAGAAAGACCTACTTCCTGACAGATGAG GTGTTAAAGAAGCACCTGCTTCTTTTTCGGCTGCCCCAGAAGAATTCAGAGCTGGGCTTCAGCATCTATGAAGAGCTGCCACCCATCCGTGCCCGCAGGTTGGAAAGCATTGTGGGAACACAAGTAAAGGGTGGAGAAAGGTGA